In the Triticum aestivum cultivar Chinese Spring chromosome 2B, IWGSC CS RefSeq v2.1, whole genome shotgun sequence genome, aaaaaattgctatggaaattgcaggggcggcggggcggcgcgcggtggccgcgcagggcaggggcggcgcgcgccgGCCGCGCAGGGACAGGGGCGGCCCGCGGTGGCCgcgcaggggcgcgggacgggaggggcgcgggagtaggctgtgctcacagggggcggcggcgacggctcaggcgagcagcctgacggcgtcggtggcggcggcgacggcaaggtggagcaggggcgtcgggcggcgacggcgacgaggaggagcagggggcgtcaGGGGATAAGTGGGCGATTTGGCCGGAAACTGCTACgtgttgcttatatagcaaaccctttagtcccggttggtggcaccaagcgggaccaaaggccttttttcggcagcccaaagggcgggaaccggtggcctttggtaccggttggtggcaccaaccgggactaatgcctccccctttagtcccggttggtgccaccaaccgggaccaaaggcccctgtgctgcccgcctcggggccaaagtttagtcccacctcgctagttgagaggggcgcgcagtgatttataagccccactgccgcacccctctcgagttCCTCTCCatcgcaggctttcgggcctacttgctattgctttgcctgatgggccttctgggcctactgcgggcctgaatcttggcccatagtagggtttcacgTCGTATTctggccgtgggggcccagtaggaggcatttttttgtttttttgttttctttacttgttgctgctatatttattttttttcgagtgttttttgtttttttctgcattatttattttcttttgttttttgctttattttttaattgtttttgcttttagttttaggaaaattataaactttctattagtgccattagttttcaaatttgaaaacactttttttgtttttttgttttctttcttgctttatttattttattttgtttctacttataacaaaatacttattgttgtttttttgttttgttttctgcattatttattttgttttgttttttgcttcattttttaattgtttttgcttttagttttaggaaaattataaactttctgttagtgccattagttttcaaatttgaaaacactttttttgtttttttgttttctttcttgctttatttattttattttgtttctacttacaacaaaatacttattatttctatttttaattattacgagggccgaatcataagacattaaagcatttcaaatgaactctaaaaaagttgaaagttggcatggtatcataaattgacccacatagcatgtgcatgtacaaaacggacaatggtatcatactcgtcagttacaaagttggcatggtatcatcataatagttgcgggagaaagtcttcactttttctttgcttgtgtcatttgcttattgcgccgtaaccatggataatcttcatcgtttatcaggatgctggggtcagccttgtctttgaagggaggaatttcatgaaacttttcataatcttcagacatgtctgtcttgtcctccactcccacgatgtccctttttcctgaaagaactatgttgcgctttggctcatcgtatgatgtatttgcttccttatcttttctctttctcggtctggtagacatgtccttcacatagataacctgtgccacatcattggctaggacgaaaggttcgttagtgtacccaagatttttcagatccactgttgtcatttcgtactgtgggtctacctgtaccccgcctcctgacagattgatccatttgcacttaaacaaagggaccttaaaatcatgtccgtagtcaagttcccatatgtccactatgtaaccataatatgtgtccttttccctctcgtttgttgcatcaaagcggacaccgctgttttggttggtgctcttttgatcttggtaaatcgtgtaaaatgtattcccgtttatctcgtatcctttccaaatcaatacagtcaaagatggtcccctggacaacaagtacaactcatcacaaatagtgttgtcacctctgatacgtgcttccaaccaactgctgaaagtcatgatgtgttcacatgtaatccagtcgtcgcactgctccgggttgcttagggccttggactAATGGccttccacagctgtaaaagttgtaaaagttcttcaacagctgtaaaagttcttcaactaatggccttaggtacacatcaatgtcgttgccgggttgcttagggccttggatgagaactggcatcataatgaactccgcttcatgcacatccaaggaggaaggttatacatacatagagtcacgggccaggtgctgtgattgccgctttgttccccgaaaggattaatgccatccgtgcttaaagcaaaccatacattccttggctcacttgcaaactcatcccagtactttctctcgatttttctccacatCGACCCGTCATctggtgctctcaacttcccgtctttcttacggtcctcactgtgccatcgcatcaacttggcatgctctctgtttctgaacagacgtttcaaccgtggtattataggagcataccacatcaccttcgcaggaaccctcttcctggggggctcgccgtcaacatcaccagggtcatctcgtctgatcttataccgtaatgcaccgcataccgggcatgcgttcagatccttgcacgcaccgcggaagaggatgcagtcattagggcatgcatgtatcttctgcacctccaatcctagagggcatacgaccttctttgctgcgtatgtactgtcgggcaattctttatcctttggaagcttcttcttcaatatttttagtagcttctcaaatcctttgtcaggcaccgcattctctgccttccactgcagcagttctagtacggtaccgagctttgtgttgccatcttcgcaattggggtacaacccttttttgtggtcctctaacatgcgatcgaacttcagcttctccttttgactttcgcattgcgtccttgcatcgacaatgacccggcggagatcatcatcatcgggcacatcgtctggttcctcttgatcttcagcagcttcgcccgttgcatcATCATCgtgcacattgtctggttcctcttgatgttcaatagcatcaccgtattcagggggcacatagttgtcatcgtactcttcttcttcgccgtcttccatcataacccctatttctccgtgccacgtccaaacattatagtgtggcatgaaacccttgtaaagcaggtgggtgtggaggattttccggtcagagtaagacttcgtattcccacatatagggcatggacaacacataaaaccattctgcttgtttgcctcagccacttcgagaaaatcatgcacgcccttaatgtactcggaggtgtgtcttgaaccgtacatccattgtcggttcatctgcgtgcattatatataattaagtgtgtcaaaaatcattacagaacatcatgaatagataattaagtgaccaaattaatagaagttcatcttcacattaaaaccaaagtacatacatagttctcatctaacaacataaagctctgcaagagcatctaaattaattaaaccatacactgaaactatgtaaaacattttaatgcgaaaacaaatgtgatcataatcgcaaccaatgtagcaactgatccaacggcataatgataccaagcctcggtatgaatgacatattttctaatctttctaatcttcaagcgcattgcatccatcttgatcttgtgatcatcgacgacatccgcaacatgcaactccaatatcatcttctcctcctcaattttctaattttttccttcaacaaattgttttcttcttcaaataaatttaacctctcgacaatagggtcggttggactttccggttcaacaacctcctacataaataaaatctatgtcacgttggtcgacataattgtcataaacaataaatgaaccaatagttatgaaaagataatatataccacatccgaatcatagacaggacgagggccgacgggggcggataccaaaaccatcgcactatataagatgcaataataaaagtaagaaaattatacaagtatctatataaatatacaagtaagaatttttttccattcagaaagaagataagaacaagaggctcaccacggtggtgccggcgacgagatcggcgcgggcgatcgacggcggtgaagacggggacgggacgtgacagaccgctaaacctagataaatattgaggaaaatggagcttggaggtcgagcttggagaggataaagcttaagtagtgtggctcgggcattccatcgaacacctcgtgtgcataggaggtgagctagagcaccacaaagctctcccctcgccggccacgaaaaacagagcactgggagtgctctgctcgcgggcgaggggtagatataggcaactaattggtcccggttcgtgccacgaaccgggactgaaGGGCAGCCTTCGGTCCCAGTTcacgccaccaaccgggaccaatggtggtgggccaggagcgaggcgcattggtcccggttcgtcccaccaaccggaaccaataggtccagccgaaccgggaccaatggcccacgtggcccggccggcccccggggctcacgaaccgggtccaatgcccccattggtcccggttctggattgaaccgggactaatgggctgacccggcctggaccattgcccccttttctactagtgcgatcttctgtttccttcatttgcttactagctagcgtgtcgagtcctctctatacgtatagtacgtagcgtcgaacaagcacggagataagagagtacacttctctctattaattagctagctaacacaacatatgaaacacctaaattaaccccccaaaactccTAAACcatcccctttcaaaaaaaaacctcagctcctgccagctgctgacgcgtggacgtCTACTGGTCCCGGttgttgccaccaaccgggaccaaagggcctcctgcctgggctcgccgcaccggccacgtggaggcccatctgtcccgattcgtgtaagaaccgggactaaacgcctagggctttagtaacaaccctttagtcccgattcaacaaccaggacaaatggcccttacgaaccgggacaaatgaccctttttGTACCAGTGGCCTCTTCCAAGTGTTGACTTTACTATGGTGTTAGCTCTGCCCTCCCCATCAGAGACAAGCTTGGAGAAGCGACCGTGTCCCTTATGACCTAGCTTGGCCACGCCCTGCCCCAATCTGCCCTTAACCGGGCCAGAACCAAGGGGAGTGTTTGCGCAACTAGCAAACACcaaggactcctctgggagggccCTAGTGCTGTCACCAACAGGTTGCAGGAGGTCCTCGTAGTACCGCCGACGCTGCCATGTCAACGCCCGTGGAGTTGGGCGCCGACGCAGACACATCTACTCCTGCCACCGCCTCGTGCTCATCCGGCACCTCCGCCTTGTGCTCATAAGCCATGGATTTGTTGCACACATTAGGAGGCAAGCCGTTGAGGCGGCGGCCGATTATGCTGACCCTGTTTGGTTGCGCACATGGCCATTTCCCGATTAAATATCTGGGAATACCGATTCATTATCGACGtctcaccattgcggagtggaagcatgtagaggagcggTTAGAGAAACGGTTGAGCAACTGGAAAGACAAGCTGCTCTCTGTTGGAGGACGGCTGGTTTTGATTAACTCTGTCCTTACAAATATGGTcctctatatgctttctttcttccaactcccaaaaggggtcctACAAAGACTGGACTATTTCAGATCCAGATACTTTTGGCAAGGAGACGGGGAAAAGAAAAAATACAGACTAGCCAAGTGGAGTGTGGTTtttaggccgaaagaccaaggtggccttggaattcatgacctgcaggtcaagaatgaggctctccttagtaaatggttgttcaaacttcttactgaggatggtgtttggcaaaccatactgcgcaacaagtatctaggccacAAGGCGGTGTCTTAGGCATATTAGAAACCTGGCGACtcgcacttttgggctggcctaatggcggcaaagaaacatctttttcgctttgggtctttcgcgataaaggacgggtcggagattcatttttgggaagacatctggctaggcggTGCCACTctccgagaacaatatccagccttgtacaacattgctcgcgataagaataatactattgTGCAGGTGCTCAGTTCATCCCCCCGGAATATTTCGTTCAGGCGGGATTTGACTGGCCCCCGACTtatgtcatggcataatcttttgTCCCGTCTGGGTGCGATTAGCCTGACAAAAGGGCGGGATGTGTTttgctggaaccttactacatcagggtctTTCACCGTAGACTCTATGTATTGTGCGCTCACGCATTCTGAGGTACCGGTGAGTAATAATAAGAAAATTTGGAGATCGAAGATACCACTAAAAGTTAAagtcttcatgtggtatcttcgtaggggaGTTGTTCTAACCAAAGACAACCCCGCACGGCGCAATTGGcaagggagtaagaagtgttgtttttgtactcatgatgagaccatcagacacctctttttccaatgcaaCTTTGCATgttctacgtggtcagtcatccaaatagcgtcaagtttatatccgcccacaagtgttgtcaatatttttggtcattggttggacggtatttcaaataggttcaaaacgctattaagggtgggagcgtatgccttactatggtcgctttggctatgtagaactGATTttgtttttaatgacaaaaatgcttctcctttgcaggctattttccgttgtacgcactcgcttcgtatGTGGTCTATGCTACAACGAGCGGAGGTCCAACTGctattcaaggcggtgtgtacgcggttggagcaggtggctacgggggtttttacccaacatgggtggcagcataacctcCGGATCGGGCCATCTCACCTTTCGACATAGGCAcagtgtcggtctataggactctactaTTGTCGATTTGtcggtttttgttttcttttgattGTCAGACTTTTCGTGTttcggctgtgtgcatcctagttatgcagaggctgggtgttgctcataatgctttgtatccacttgatgctacatttttGAGTTAATAAatcaccctttatcgaaaaaggAGGCAAGGTATTGATGGAGTCGGCACTTTTTAGGCTTGTGGAGTCATCTGTCAAGGTTGCGTTCACCGACCTGGTATTTGCCCCATCAATGTTCCGTGTTTCACCGGTTTTTGCCGCAGCCTCGGTGTCAACCGGTGCACTGGTTGATGTGGAACGTGCGGTCTAGATGGATGGATCTCTGTCAAACCCCCTGCTCTGatttccttcctcctcttcaggtCCAGGAGGGGTTAGGGGTGGCCGGCGAGCTCTGGTCAAGGCGACGGTTGCCGCGGCGGTTACCCTGGGTTTACGGCTCTTGTCTCTCTCTCGCCCGTAAAGTCTGTCGCGGCTGCCCCTCCGCTCGACGCCGGCTCcgttctccggcgagatccacagGTATGCTGCGATTTGCTACGTCAAACAGTCGTTTATTCGTAATCCCTGGTGAAATTTTTGATGGACTCGTTTCTTGGTTCCCTCAGGAGCCAGGATCCTGCCCTGATGGAACGTGATGTCCAATTCCAATCTCGATCTAGGGCTCCACgctgcaaaaaaaaaaagataaaaaaaatcaCCTTTTTTATTGGATTATACACGCATCCGGTATCCTTGTAGCTCATGCTTTCCCGCTCCGACATACATATTAATTTAGTGCAAAACATCTGCATCAGTCTGCTGCAGATCTACAACATCTGTTTACTAGAGAAAGAGAAAAGAGATAGAGGGAGATAAGAAGTTATAACATGTTTTGAATGCTGAGTATTTAGAAGACCTAGCATAATATTTGGCCAGTACGTACCTGCAACTGCAAGTTCCACTTGTATCCTGTATTTATTCAGTAATGCATCTTGGATCCCTGCTGTAAATTGATGGGCTTGCCGATTCCTAGTGTATGGGATTCATTGCCGATCGGCCAAGATCCCAACGACAACTGCTCCTCCGATAGACAGGGTTAGAGCCCCAGTGGGCTACGGTTGCCGCCGCAGCTGGCCAGGGTTGTGGTGGGTCCTGCCGCAATCCCGTTTGGGCGGTTACCCAAACGTTGTTTCCGCGCTCACCTCCAGCGCGACTAGCACCTCCGGCTCCGCCGAGATCCAGCGGCATCCTATAACTTACAGTTTCTGTAAGTTAAGCCATTCCTTTCGAAGTTTCGATTCAGTCTATCCTGATGGACAAGGCCAGCAACCAAGAACGCTCTGTAAATGTAAGAGTCAAGGGGGATGCTTCCAACAGGATGATGAGATCGAAGGTGGCAGTGGAGCTTCACCTTCTACCCCACGTAAGGATCACCATGCTTGAGATTCATATATACGCATTATTATTTACTCTTCTCAACTGTAACAATAACCTTGACTATTGAGCGACTGCCTGCCGCTACTCGACTGAAtgaatgaattaattaattaattctcaTGCGTACGTACAGGACGTTCTGCGCGACATATTGTCACGGCTATCACTCAAACAAGCTGTGAGGATGAGCCTACTTTCTCGCGAGTGGAGGCGGCTAGGGATATGCCCTCTGGACCTGGTGTTCACTGAAGAGACCCTATTTGGCAGCAATACAACCACGATTGCCGACCCGGAATACATGGCCGCTGAATTCCTGGAATCAAGGAACATTGAATTCATCAGCAGAGTGGACAGTGTGTTGCGCACGTCATGGTCTACTTCCACTATGACAACTGCTAGTACGGTGAATAAGTTTGTTGTCAAATATGGCCTCGGCACATATCATAGGCACCACATTGACAGATGGATTGACTTTTCCACCGCGTTGATGGCCAAACACATTCGTCTTGATCTCAGGGGAGACGGCTTTGCAGGTGGCATTTATGTTGTCCCGCTGTGTAAACTCAGTGGTCCAAATGGCTCTTGTGTGAAGTCTCTTGATCTTGCTTATGTCTGCTTATGTCTGCCCGCTAGTTTCTGTGGTATCACAAACCTGAATAAACTCAGCCTGTATATGGTCTCCATTGATGCACGTGATCTCGAACGTCTATTGCTAAGTTGTCTTCTTCTTAAGAGTTTAAGTTTGGAGTGCTGCCCCTTATCAAGTTTCACTATACGTCAGGAGATCTGCCGGTTGCAATACCTGAGCGTCCGCAAGTGTGCGGTGCGAATGATACAGTTGCAAGCTCCGAACCTTACCACATTTAAGTTTGATGACTGTGTGACACAAATTGTGCTAAGGGAATCTTCAAAGCTGTCAGAAGCAACCATTGTGTTCAAGAACATGCGGGACAACTCGTGTTCTCACGCTTTCAACTATATCTTGACTGAGCTTCCAACTTCACTTCCTTATGTGCAGAAACTCTTTCTACATTTGGTTATTGACTATCAGGTTTGCTCTGTGCCTTATTTACTTTTTTTTTTTGCAGTGACGATATTGTTGACTTGGGACCTCGATCCATCTCATATTGATTTATTGTTGTCGATGTGCATTGTTTCTGTTCCAGGTGAAGAAGTTCAGTAAAACTCACACAACTTTCATCAATTTGTGGCATCTGAACCTGAACATTGATGTCAGAgacgatccagaggatgctagctGGGTTATTGGGTTGGTTTACCTCTTGGAATCAGCGCCTCTCTTAGAAGAACTGGAACTGAATGTAAGTGATTCAATCGTTGATCATGGTAAATAAAATCTGTTTGATCTCTCTGGTCAAACCAATACGTATATTTAAATTAATAATTGGTTGGTTATACATCTGCAGATAAATTATGATAGATTTGTTGATCGTGATCCTACAAGGATAGTGAAGGCTGTTCCAGGGCCTCTGCATCGTCACCTCAGGAGTGTCCATATTACTGGATTTTGTGATCTAGTGGGGATAGCCGAGCTGTCACTCTACATCCTTGGGAATGCTATTGTGCTCGAGCGTATGGTGGTAGATCCAGTGGTATGGATGGACAATGGATATCCATATAGCAGGCAGCTCTACTCAGTCAGCAAGGTCGGTAGCTACCAGGAGTCTGCTCGACCTCGTTTTACTAAGCAGGAGCTGCGGGATAGGGAGTTTGCAAAACAACACCTTAACAGAAAGGAGTTTCAACACATGCTCACCATTTTATGAACAGCAATCCTAGGGCTTGAGGTCGTATTTATATAAGCGGATGCTTGCTGGATCAGCGTTGTAAAAATTGTCCTGAAAGGTGGCATGTACAAGCTAAATTATTGAAGACAAGTAGTATTTGTACGACACAAAATTTAGTTGTTTATTCACTTTGTATGCAATCTGGGTTAAGTACTCTACATTGTGTGTCCTGGTATTTCTTTTCTTGGTAGTATGAACAAATACTGGTACTAATGAAGTGACATGAAATATTCATTAGCAAACGAAACCAGGGCATTATTATTATCCCATTTTATGTGTGATGAAAGTGTTGAGTGATTCATTCATCTTATCTCATTTTATGTGTGATGCAATAAACAGCGCCTTTCCTTCATACAGTTAAGTTTGCTTACATTTCTTGCACTACTTACAATACGCATTttccccctttcctccctgtcctATCTTTTGCTGTTTCTGCTCTTAGTTAAGAACCAAAATCAGAGCATCTGTTTTCTCTCACTTTCCAACAACACTGGTTTCATATAgtactaagggcatgtacaatggtggcatatgaaAATATATGCGCTATAAGAAAAAGTAGCTTGAGGCATTAATATTGATTTTTTCTCCCAATTGCAAGCTACTACTCGTGGGCCTCATAAAAAAATAGAAAGTAGACTTCGACTACACATGCATCCTTATTCTCCTCTTAAACTTTTTCAGCTTTATGCATCGGACCATATTTTTTCTCCCCAAGCACCCGCCTCCTGCCGAGTATCCCGCTACACCATTCGAACCTACTTTTTCCGACATCCGATCCTACTGGCCTACGGGGCACCACCCTAGGGATATGCATTGGACATGCATTCGTCAGTATTTAGCGTGTTGTAGGCGAGATCATTGATGAAAAAATTAACATATCATAAGTTTAGCTTGGGAAAACAACAAACCTATGGAACCTTGT is a window encoding:
- the LOC123042887 gene encoding F-box/FBD/LRR-repeat protein At1g13570, whose protein sequence is MDKASNQERSVNVRVKGDASNRMMRSKVAVELHLLPHDVLRDILSRLSLKQAVRMSLLSREWRRLGICPLDLVFTEETLFGSNTTTIADPEYMAAEFLESRNIEFISRVDSVLRTSWSTSTMTTASTVNKFVVKYGLGTYHRHHIDRWIDFSTALMAKHIRLDLRGDGFAGGIYVVPLCKLSGPNGSCVKSLDLAYVCLCLPASFCGITNLNKLSLYMVSIDARDLERLLLSCLLLKSLSLECCPLSSFTIRQEICRLQYLSVRKCAVRMIQLQAPNLTTFKFDDCVTQIVLRESSKLSEATIVFKNMRDNSCSHAFNYILTELPTSLPYVQKLFLHLVIDYQVKKFSKTHTTFINLWHLNLNIDVRDDPEDASWVIGLVYLLESAPLLEELELNINYDRFVDRDPTRIVKAVPGPLHRHLRSVHITGFCDLVGIAELSLYILGNAIVLERMVVDPVVWMDNGYPYSRQLYSVSKVGSYQESARPRFTKQELRDREFAKQHLNRKEFQHMLTIL